The DNA sequence TGATATGGCAAACTAAATTGAATATTTGCAAGTGAGAATCTCGATGGATAGTGCACGTTCTATGCCCTTTCATCCTTTATGCCTTTCAATTTTCAGCCTCATTCCCTTGATAACTTCGTTGGTCACGCTTAATTGGTCAAGAAAGAGGTCACTGTTGCCATATATCTTTCCCTCTCTTCAAAATGAGCCAAGTGAGATGAGTCCTATGCCGGCCGCAAATGTCAATAAACAAGTGGTAAGGTTATGATAAAACAGGGCTTACCGCAAAAACAACCCATTTCACTTTGGGCAGAATATCAAAGAAAGGAGCGACGAGCTCTTCAGTGACTTCATCGTACCGTCCGTTCGTCAGGAGAGTTGGGACGTTGATCTTGTGTATTTGATCAACAACGGAATAGTTCTTCAGCGATCCCTGGATCTTAAACTCGGACGGCCCATTCCTGAGATGAAATACAAAATTTGTGAGTTTGTATCCTGAAAAAATGAACTGAAAAGCATATGCACATAGTCATGTATACCGTAGGATCTTTCGCGATCCAGGCAAAGCCATTTACGAGCTCTTGAGGCATGGGATCCATTCGGCACACATAACGGGCATTGAAGACGTCGCTCGCCGTCTTGTACTCGTCACTCTCTGTCGTCCCCGCCTCCTCATGCTTGGTCAACGTGTCTTGGACATCCTGAGGTAGCTGAGATCTCAGCTTCTCTTGCGATATGACTGTAGCAGGCATATCCGCAGGCCCAGAGGCAATGATGAGATGCTTCAATCCTTTCGGCTGGGTTATTGCATAGCTAGCGGCGAAAATGCCTCCCCAGGAATGGCCGAGGAGGTCAAAGTCGTCGGCGATGCCGAGATGCTGGAGGAGGTTGTTGAGCTCGTCGATGAAGAGCTGCACCGTCCAGAACGCCTCGTCTCCCATCTTTTCTGGAAGGTGCGTCGACAGGCCGTTGCCAATCTGATCGTAGAAGACCACAGGTATGGAGTGGGAGGCTGTGATATCTGAGAGGGGTGTGAGGTACTCATGGTTGACTCCTGGGCCGCCATGCAATGTGACCAGGGGCCGTTTCCCAGCGTTGAGGTCGCCGTATACTTTGTACCATGTCTTGCACTGCTTTCCGCCAGCAGCTGGGACATCGAATGGGGCCTCTCCTGTGGTAACTTTGAGAGAATCGTTAATGGACATGGCGCTTTCCGTTTAGTTacgatgacgatggagaATTTCAAGATAGGATAGCTGATCAAGCCTTTTAAGTCGCAACTCAATGTATCTAGACCTTTCTTAGATGATAATGCCCATGGTCAGCGCTACTTTTAGCTTTTGAGAAAGCGGTATGGAATTGCCGACTGGGTCCGCATGGAACAACGAACCGGAAGCAATGCTGAGGATTGAGGATACTTTGCAAGCCAGGTAGGACAGTGAGGACAGATATGACTGACAACACGTCTTGAGCCATAGCGTTACCAACTAAACTAGGTGTAAACTGGTATGCCTATGTTGGGGCGCTTATTTTTGGGTGCTTGCAGaacttgattttgattggAGGTAATCTAACACGAGACTAGATATTCATCCAAATTAGGGGAATCAGCGACATTCCAAGTTGAGATTTATCACCTATCGTCACATATCTTCGCGCAGTATGATCGGTTTACAACGTTCAATGCATTAGCCCTCTTTTTCATCGTAGGAGGGAGTTAAGTGAATTGTACGCAAAACTGAGATAGAAAGTCGATAACAACTTCCATAAAcattttcctttcttcaagATCGAGATGTCCTTTGCGCACAGAATTTTCTATACAGTATGCATTGGTTGTCAACTACGGTGAAACAGAAATGATGGAAGCCGACCTCAGATTTGACCCCTTCACCCTGGATATAGCTTTTAAGTGCGGTGCGACGACAGCATCTGTCATCTCATCGTGGCTTCCGTTGTTCAGAAGCGTTGGAGCATTGATCAAGAGGTGTCATTAACAACGGTAGATGTTTCAGTGATTCAGTGatcttgagctcctgaagGTCCTTTGCCAAAGATAATACTGACATGGTCATACACAgtgaaggaggaagaggagggggatgTTCGATCCATCGATCCACCCAAAATTCAAGATCCATGAAAAATTGGCTATGGCATGAATTTAGAATAGTCGGCCACCGGTAGACATGTCTGTTTGTTTCACTGCTCGATATATTCCTTTGTATCTGTACGCTGTTGTCTCCGTGCTGCTTGGGTAATTCATGCACACATCGGAGGTTAGTTGGGATCGCAGTGCCTTTTGAAAATCGATAGTCGACGAGGTGTCTGCAGGCAAAAGCTTGAAGGACACTATTAAGTGCTTCAGACCCTACGGCTTCGTTATCGCAAAACTGTCAGCAAAGATAAAAATTCTCCGCCCAGGAGAGTCCGAGAAGGCCAAAATCTTCAACAATCCCCAGACCGTCATGTATATTGTTGAACTCCTTGATGCAAAGCTATGCTGTCCAGAATTTCGTGCCTCGCATTTTCTCCAGAAAGTGTGTGGAAAGCAGCCGATAGCAATCTGATTGCAACAGGAAAATAGAATACGAGACTGTGATGTATCTGAGAGAATATCGGGATAGTCTGAGTCGACTCCTACGCCACCGTGAAGAGCGACCAAGGGCTTTGTCCCAGAGCGGAGTTCACCAAAGATATTGTACCACGTTTTGGAGGGATCCCCAACAGATGGAATGTCCGAGGAAAAGATCTATCCGGTAGTTGTTTTTACAGACGCATGAGAAGATATACGGATAGTGAGTTGTTGCAAAGGAACATTTTGGTTGTGTGCAGGTCAAGATTGGTGCACAATATGAACGTGTTGGTTCGGTTGTATCTCCTCTGCCAGTACTAGTGTGGCAGTATACGATCTCCACAATTTTTAGGCCTTTTCGGCACattgaaagagagagagagagagaggcgATTGATCAACATTATGATCCTTCTAGAGTCGTCTTGATAGTATCATTTACCAATGGGTATGAGTATCAGCTAGGTGGCGAGTTAATATTGGTGCAATCTGATATACTAGGTCGGCCGCGTTAGCGCCCCTTGAACCTAAACATGCTTAGTCAGCAGGCATTTTAGACCGTGTACCTTTTGGTTTATCAAAGGGGTTACATGTTGGACGCGACCACATGCGCTCAGATAATAGGTGCATGAGAGTTTGACGGATACCCGAAGTAGAGCTCACAGGCTTGACCACGTCCACGTCGCGCTCTATTGCCAGCAGCCACCACTCTACTCCGAACTCTTCGACCCTTCCTCAATGTCGTACCGTAGCCCCTTGTAAGTTCATTGCGACCACCGTGCTGTATGatctggcattgattaccacACAGTGCTGTTGTGTTTCTCATCCATATTGCTTTGGAGATCCCTGTGGCCATCCAAGGCATCTGGTCACCTGCCAACTTGCCCTTCATTCAGCTGAATAACACTGCAGTCGTTCTACTCAAGGTTGGGCCAAATCAACCCCGACAAGCACCGGAACAATCACTAATTAGTTAATATTGGGCAGTTATACGCTTCTTTAGTCTTGGGGACATGTATTGCGTCACTGTTGGCATTCAATCTTCCTGGTACGTTGCACCAAGTCTGTCAACCCTGCACTTTGATTTCCTCCGTCCAAATTATTCCCCTTTTTTGACCCGCAAT is a window from the Psilocybe cubensis strain MGC-MH-2018 chromosome 8, whole genome shotgun sequence genome containing:
- a CDS encoding L-amino acid amidase; protein product: MSINDSLKVTTGEAPFDVPAAGGKQCKTWYKVYGDLNAGKRPLVTLHGGPGVNHEYLTPLSDITASHSIPVVFYDQIGNGLSTHLPEKMGDEAFWTVQLFIDELNNLLQHLGIADDFDLLGHSWGGIFAASYAITQPKGLKHLIIASGPADMPATVISQEKLRSQLPQDVQDTLTKHEEAGTTESDEYKTASDVFNARYVCRMDPMPQELVNGFAWIAKDPTVYMTMNGPSEFKIQGSLKNYSVVDQIHKINVPTLLTNGRYDEVTEELVAPFFDILPKVKWVVFADSSHLAHFEERERYMATVTSFLTN